A genomic window from Glycine soja cultivar W05 chromosome 10, ASM419377v2, whole genome shotgun sequence includes:
- the LOC114371938 gene encoding succinate--CoA ligase [ADP-forming] subunit beta, mitochondrial-like, translating into MVRGLLNKLVSRSLSVAGKWQHNQLRRLNIHEYQGAELMSKHGVNVPRGVAVSSVEEARKVIKDLFPNENELVVKSQILAGGRGLGTFKSGLKGGVHIVKTDQVEDIAGKMLGQILVTKQTGPQGKIVSKVYLCEKLSLVNEMYFAITLDRTSAGPIIIACSKGGTSIEDLAEKFPDMIIKVPVDVFEGITDEGAAKVVDGLALKVADRNKSIEQVKNLYKLFVDCDCTLLEINPIAETADNQLVAADAKLNFDDNAAYRQKEIFSLRDTTQEDPREVTAAKADLNYIGLDGEIGCMVNGAGLAMATMDIIKLHGGTPANFLDVGGNASENQVVEAFKILTADDKVKAILVNIFGGIMKCDVIASGIVNAAKEVALKVPVVVRLEGTNVDQGKRILKESGMALITAEDLDDAAQKAVKAAYK; encoded by the exons ATGGTGAGAGGATTGCTCAACAAGCTCGTCTCTCGCTCCCTCTCGGTCGCCGGAAAATGGCAGCACAATCAACTCCGCCGCCTCAACATCCACGAGTACcag GGTGCTGAATTGATGAGCAAACACGGAGTCAACGTTCCGAGAGGCGTGGCTGTTTCCTCTGTTGAAGAGGCCAGAAAGGTCATCAAGGACCTTTTCCCTAATGAAAATGAG TTGGTGGTTAAGAGTCAAATTTTAGCCGGCGGACGAGGTTTGGGAACTTTCAAAAGCGGCCTTAAGGGAGGAGTGCACATTGTTAAGACTGACCAGGTTGAAGACATAGCTG gGAAGATGCTTGGACAGATACTAGTTACCAAACAGACTGGTCCTCAGGGAAAAATAGTTAGCAAG GTTTACTTGTGTGAAAAGCTGTCACTTGTAAATGAGATGTACTTTGCTATAACACTGGATCGTACGAGTGCTGGTCCA ATTATAATTGCTTGTAGTAAGGGAGGAACCAGCATTGAAGACCTTGCAGAGAAATTTCCGGACATGATTATAAAG GTACCTGTTGATGTTTTTGAAGGTATTACTGATGAAGGTGCTGCAAAGGTTGTTGATGGTTTGGCTCTCAAAGTGGCTGATAGAAATAAGTCGATTGAACAAGTGAAGAAtttgtataaactttttgttgatTGTGACTGCACTCTTTTGGAA ATCAATCCCATAGCGGAGACAGCTGATAACCAATTGGTGGCTGCTGATGCTAAGTTGAATTTTGATGATAATGCTGCATATCGCCAGAAAGAGATATTTTCTCTCCGTGATACAACACAAGAGGACCCTCGAGAG GTGACTGCTGCAAAGGcagatttaaattatattgggTTAGATGGAGAAATTGGCTGCATGGTGAATGGAGCAGGGTTAGCAATGGCCACAATGGATATAATTAAATTGCATGGGGGTACTCCTGCCAATTTTCTGGATGTAGGTGGCAATGCCTCTGAAAACCAG gttgttgaggcatttaaAATATTGACTGCTGATGACAAAGTGAAGGCAATTTTGGTTAACATTTTTGGTGGTATAATGAAGTGTGATGTTATAGCAAGTGGAATAGTGAATGCTGCAAAAGAG GTTGCACTGAAAGTACCAGTTGTAGTTCGTCTGGAAGGCACCAATGTTGATCAAGGAAAAAGAATATTGAAG GAAAGTGGTATGGCATTAATAACGGCTGAAGATTTAGATGATGCAGCTCAGAAAGCAGTGAAAGCTGCTTACAAATGA